From the genome of Myripristis murdjan chromosome 22, fMyrMur1.1, whole genome shotgun sequence, one region includes:
- the ccdc32 gene encoding coiled-coil domain-containing protein 32, whose amino-acid sequence MIDEFEHQEVRTSGELWTEICSGLPQVQEEAAQENKPQFTDSFQPAAQVGVQSNGQSNGTSAGSSSAKWEPMEDSEIYIASLENRLKKLKGQSGDVTSREMLRSLSQAKKECWDRFLHDVQTSELFQGSDMDESALEHFKRWLIPEKVAISAEELEYLLRPSQNKEAADSTAVPEPTLNGKETEAETQQSEEDDTHSPEK is encoded by the exons ATGATTGACGAGTTTGAGCATCAGGAGGTCCGGACCAGTGGGGAGCTGTGGACTGAGATCTGCTCCGGTTTGCCACAAGTGCAAGAGGAGGCAGCTCAAGAAAACAAGCCTCAGTTCACAGACTCCTTCCAGCCAGCGGCACAAGTCGGAGTGCAGAGCAATGGACAGTCCAACGGGACGTCTGCAGGCTCCTCCAGCGCCAAGTGGGAGCCCATGGAGGACTCTGAGATCTATATAGCCAGTTTAG AGAACCGTCTGAAGAAGCTGAAGGGCCAGTCCGGTGATGTGACCTCCAGGGAGATGCTGCGCTCCTTGTCTCAAGCCAAGAAGGAATGCTGGGACCGATTCTTGCACGATGTCCAGACCTCGGAGCTTTTCCAAGGCAGCGATATGGACGAGAG TGCCCTTGAACATTTCAAGAGGTGGCTAATCCCTGAGAAGGTGGCCATCAGTGCGGAGGAGCTGGAATACCTCCTGAGGCCGTCTCAGAATAAGGAAGCAGCTGACAGCACCGCCGTCCCCGAGCCAACACTAAATGGAaaggaaacagaggcagagacacagcagagcGAAGAGGATGACACTCACAGTCCGGAGAAATGA
- the prlh2r gene encoding prolactin releasing hormone 2 receptor, which yields MPQQNNSGLSGQRAQAQVVDISAAMDWGLSLNRSWENSPPVPASSSSPSASDSSASSSFSSSFNSSHSLLSASPFLASSFSGLDLLFDLKLLFIPLYSAVVLIACCGNLLLLLLISLNKKRHNTTNFLIGNLALVDLVMCVFCVPLTASYAFDKRGWIFGCFMCHFVTIMQSAAVYAAVLSLMAIAVDRYIVVAYPIRKRAGCQFCWGLVALIWLSSLALSTPTALHTVYLDLQAAGLQMAVCEEFWQGQERGRLIYSCFILFFSYFVPLAAVSVSHCAISYQLRQRTKSDLMPSSALRSARAAWGRRRRKTFYVLLVSVLCFAFSWLPIQVVNLIRDLDTDFAILGKNYVNVIQVSSHLFAMSSTCYNPFIYASLHDKFLSYLCHHFLSWRRGKGRERGQGSCVLTVSHRLPRPPVSSAQAATHSAAENNNTNIPQGGY from the exons aTGCCACAGCAGAACAACTCTGGACTCAGCGGGCAGAGAGCACAGGCTCAGGTGGTGGACATTTCTGCTG CCATGGACTGGGGCTTGTCTCTGAACCGTTCCTGGGAGAATTCACCTCCTGTTCCagcttcatcttcctctccgtCAGCATCTGACTCTTCTGCCtcatcctccttctcttcctcctttaaCTCCTCTCACTCCCTGCTCTCGGCCTCCCCGTTCTTAGCCTCTTCCTTTTCTGGACTCGATCTTCTGTTTGACCTCAagctcctcttcatccctctctACTCTGCTGTGGTGCTGATTGCCTGCTGTGGCAATCTGCTCCTGCTCTTGCTCATCTCGCTCAACAAGAAGAGACACAACACCACCAACTTCCTCATCGGCAACCTGGCACTGGTCGACCTGGTCATGTGCGTCTTCTGCGTCCCGTTAACAGCCTCCTACGCCTTCGACAAGCGCGGATGGATATTTGGATGCTTTATGTGTCACTTTGTCACCATCATGCAGTCTGCAGCCGTCTACGCAGCCGTCCTGTCCCTCATGGCCATCGCAGTGGACCGCTACATCGTTGTGGCCTATCCCATTCGCAAGAGAGCGGGTTGCCAGTTCTGCTGGGGTCTGGTGGCCCTGATCTGGCTGTCGTCTCTGGCTCTGTCCACACCCACAGCGCTGCACACCGTCTACCTGGACCTGCAGGCTGCGGGCCTACAGATGGCCGTGTGTGAGGAGTTCTGGCAGGGACAGGAGCGAGGCCGCCTCATCTACTCCTGCTTCATCCTTTTCTTCTCCTACTTTGTCCCACTGGcagctgtctctgtctcccactGCGCCATTTCCTACCAGCTGAGACAGAGGACCAAATCGGACCTGATGCCATCTTCAGCTCTGAGGTCTGCCCGGGCCGCctggggcaggaggaggaggaagacctTCTAtgtgctgctggtgtctgtgctCTGTTTCGCCTTCTCCTGGCTCCCCATACAG GTGGTGAATCTGATCCGAGACCTGGACACAGACTTCGCCATCCTGGGGAAGAACTACGTGAACGTCATCCAGGTGTCGAGTCACCTGTTCGCCATGAGCTCCACCTGCTACAACCCCTTCATCTACGCCTCGCTGCACGACAAGTTCCTGTCCTACCTGTGTCATCACTTTCTGTCCTGgcggagaggaaaaggaagagagaggggtcAAGGGTCATGTGTGCTGACAGTGTCGCACAGACTGCCACGCCCTCCCGTCTCCTCCGCTCAGGCGGCTACACACAGTGCAGCTGAGAATAATAATACCAATATCCCTCAAGGCGGCTACTGA
- the bahd1 gene encoding bromo adjacent homology domain-containing 1 protein, whose protein sequence is MVRAQQNQPVKRGKPQKKRGSKEGGGGMKKGKERKTERRGGKKKGKKEKKELYRRRKKTLAVSDGDALDCCVLLTRLEEKGVMGKAKDAPRARKHKSVKVKKKRLSGSSQRTKCDKSGQRTTSATNQQALEPKIKQSDALLMLPPAIFEPRKRRMASLNAEAVNSLLLYRDTSLASNLMRKQQPPDEGLAKDSSGKAAAACEDKHKARKTKKVPTERKPDLSERPEKQKRSKAKAAADIDWLALFTPTPRRQAGLTAATLLKLTSAPYGTKRQRKLDCKQESGSEKAAASQSKISCDAGCGGTMQTKRSTHPKQDEKHGKQGTEDPVQSQLGSSKQKCCTLSRTKAMDPEGLWKGTTGGQECHKQGRRSSSNGLSLKPIKEEQVETEVSPCYCCSQERCVEYCHRLALFLGEKSFKEPEDGSLSKVFHHHHHHHHHHLQSPHPPAITISPHTYTCFPGYYVHFSHPDASPTSIPPITLCPRGGKRPKLLPSTGSQPTGISHPVYCCTSVGACYGEPCRINGYSPYTGVLPAIARTGCSFSTTDCSKCNHGIKREDFSSTLNDHHSPSSIPISPNPRTLTGCPVPTVPPAGQSVPHIQTPLSDPSQPQPPLQVAKECPQSAKAPSGSRSGARGTGSISLAVCPHNREKKQKLGPASVGGRAVSKQPKSGRQKTTNGWWPVGLPFEKEVFTVGEEALVPRKCFEGVQRDGEVIWVRDTVLLRSGPRKKSLPYVAKISAFWEDPESGELMMSLFWYYRPEHTQGGRNPNMHCENEVFASRHQDVNSVACIEDKCYVLTLAQYCRFCALVKCRREGVRGSATSLVVPPAVGNAMPTHRCVPDSVDPDLVFVCRHVYDFRYGRLLKNLQ, encoded by the exons ATGGTCAGAGCTCAGCAGAACCAGCCAGTGAAGCGAGGGAAGCCCCAGAAGAAGAGGGGAagcaaggagggaggaggcgggatgaaaaaagggaaagagagaaagactgagcggagaggggggaaaaagaaggggaagaaggagaagaaagagttATATCGTCGCAGGAAGAAGACACTGGCAGTGAGTGATGGAGATGCACTGGACTGTTGTGTCCTTCTCACCCGGCTGGAGGAGAAAGGGGTGATGGGTAAAGCGAAGGATGCACCAAGAGCTCGGAAGCATAAGAGTGTAAAAGTCAAAAAGAAGCGGCTCTCTGGCTCTTCTCAAAGGACCAAATGTGACAAATCCGGACAAAGGACAACTTCTGCAACCAATCAGCAAGCACTGGAACCAAAAATCAAGCAATCAGACGCCTTACTCATGTTGCCCCCAGCCATCTTTGAGCCTCGCAAGCGGAGAATGGCCTCTCTTAATGCAGAGGCTGTCAACAGCTTGTTGCTCTACAGAGACACATCTCTAGCATCAAATCTCATGAGGAAACAGCAGCCTCCTGATGAGGGTCTCGCTAAAGATAGTTCTGGTAAAGCCGCCGCCGCTTGtgaagacaaacacaaagcacGTAAAACCAAAAAGGTTCCCACAGAAAGGAAACCGGACTTAAGCGAAAGACCTGAAAAACAGAAGAGATCAAAGGCAAAGGCGGCGGCTGACATTGACTGGTTGGCTTTGTTCACCCCGACACCGAGACGTCAGGCAGGGCTCACTGCTGCAACACTGCTCAAACTCACCAGTGCCCCATATGGAACCAAACGGCAAAGAAAGCTGGACTGTAAGCAGGAGAGTGGGAGCGAGAAAGCGGCAGCGTCACAGAGCAAGATAAGCTGTGACGCTGGGTGTGGGGGAACAATGCAGACCAAAAGATCAACCCATCCCAAACAGGACGAGAAGCATGGAAAACAGGGTACAGAGGATCCAGTCCAATCCCAGCTGGGATCTAGCAAACAGAAATGCTGTACTTTGTCTAGAACGAAGGCTATGGATCCAGAGGGGCTGTGGAAGGGGACCACAGGGGGGCAGGAGTGCCACAAACAAGGACGTCGTAGCTCCTCGAATGGCCTCTCCCTGAAACCAATCAAAGAGGAGCAGGTCGAGACGGAGGTGTCTCCCTGCTACTGCTGCTCCCAGGAGAGGTGTGTCGAGTACTGCCACAGACTCGCCCTCTTCCTGGGGGAGAAGAGCTTCAAGGAACCTGAGGACGGCTCACTGTCAAAGGTGttccaccatcaccaccatcatcatcaccaccatcttcAGTCGCCCCACCCACCGGCCATAACCATCAGCCCACACACGTACACCTGCTTCCCCGGTTACTACGTCCACTTTAGCCACCCGGATGCCTCACCCACCTCCATACCCCCAATCACGCTGTGCCCAAGGGGTGGCAAAAGACCCAAGCTGCTCCCCAGTACCGGTTCCCAACCTACAGGGATTTCCCATCCGGTGTACTGCTGCACCTCAGTGGGAGCGTGCTATGGAGAGCCTTGCAGGATCAACGGCTACTCTCCCTACACCGGCGTACTCCCTGCCATCGCTAGAACAGGGTGCTCCTTCAGCACCACAGACTGCAGCAAATGTAACCACGGCATTAAAAGAG AGGATTTCTCATCAACCCTCAACGACCATCACAGCCCCTCCTCCATCCCCATCTCACCCAACCCTCGCACCCTCACTGGCTGCCCCGTGCCCACTGTGCCTCCAGCCGGCCAATCAGTGCCCCACATTCAGACTCCGCTGTCAGACCCCAGCCAACCGCAGCCTCCCCTGCAGGTGGCGAAGGAGTGTCCGCAGAGTGCCAAGGCGCCCAGCGGGTCGAGGTCTGGCGCGCGCGGCACCGGCAGCATCAGCTTAGCTGTCTGCCCTCACAACagggagaagaaacagaagCTGGGCCCTGCCAGCGTTGGAGGACGAGCGGTTTCCAAGCAGCCGAAGAGCGGCCGCCAGAAAACCACCAACGGTTGGTGGCCAGTAGGCCTGCCCTTTGAGAAGGAGGTTTTCACTGTG GGAGAGGAGGCTCTGGTGCCGAGGAAATGTTTCGAGGGCGTCCAGCGGGACGGGGAGGTGATCTGGGTCAGAGACACCGTTCTTCTCAGATCCGGACCCAGGAAGAAGTCCCTGCCTTACGTGGCCAAGATCTCAGCTTTCTGGGAGGACCCAGAGTCAG GAGAGTTGATGATGAGTTTGTTTTGGTACTACCGGCCCGAACACACACAGGGGGGACGCAATCCCAACATGCATTGTGAG AACGAGGTGTTTGCGTCTCGTCACCAGGATGTGAACAGTGTGGCCTGTATTGAAGACAAGTGCTATGTCCTGACACTGGCACAGTATTGTCG ATTTTGTGCCTTGGTAAAATGCCGTAGGGAGGGCGTGCGTGGTAGTGCCACCTCCCTTGTGGTGCCGCCCGCCGTCGGCAACGCCATGCCCACCCACCGCTGTGTGCCCGACAGCGTCGACCCAGACCTCGTGTTTGTCTGTCGACACGTCTACGATTTCCGCTACGGACGCCTCCTCAAGAACCTGCAGTAG